In the genome of Thunnus albacares chromosome 8, fThuAlb1.1, whole genome shotgun sequence, the window ttaaaaaacaaataatctttTTAGGGGGAAGAAATgctttgttttggggtttttttcaaCTTGGGTcctatttttgtacttttggcTATCATTCCTGTTGGTAATTATAGAATTgtgtaattgctgagatctgagaATGCAACaacattgctaaaaaaaaaaaagagaggacagacaggGAAAGAAACATGAGGAgttttaaacaaactccaaggtTAGccaaacttaaaaaataaatgaaggcAAATGGTACTcatacatgtttacattttgcaGACAAACTTcttggttcaactttgacctattGTACttattgtattgtgtgtgaCAGATTTACTTTTATCACCAATAATCTATGTGAATCTGGATGTTTCTTGCCCTTTCATACTTCATTTTAGTTATGTTGCCATGTTCCTTGATCTCGGCCACTACTTTAGGAAGTATAATTTCTATCATagctgatagaaatgatggccaaatcTACAAGAGAgaacagctagctagctagttgAATTTGAATGTCAGAAtgcaaacatgctcacaatgtcAATGCTAACATTCAGATGTTTAGCAGATATGGTGTTTACCACTGTCACCATCTCAGTTTagcatgaaaacatttattaattagcactaaacacaaattacagctgaggttttgcaggtatttggtcaaaaagaaaaatactggaCTGTTTAAAGTTTTGACTGATGATGGTGCTACACGGATAGCTGGGGCCTCACCACAGGTACAGGTAGCCTACAATTTATCTTGAGGCATCATAGCTTTGTGCCAACCAACTGCAACGTACCCAGTTTGTGTCCAGCTGAAAACCTTTGTTGTATCCACCTTTGTTGAtacttcagtctggaccaaagtggtggatcaATGGACGGACAGACACTGCTATCCCTAGAACcatgctgctagtgtggctagaAATAAGGACCAAATAGCAATAAACTTGAATTATCCATTAAATGATTTGGTAAAGTTTGATTAGTTAGGTTTTGACCTTTTAATTGCTACGTATGTCCTCCTTCAGAAGTGCAATGAGAGGAGACTAAATGACACAACAGTTCGGCTTGTTGACTTTGGCAGCGCCACCTTTGACCATGAACACCACTCTACCATCATCTCTACACGTCACTACCGAGCCCCAGAGGTCATACTGGGTAAGAAACGTTTGTTTAGACTAGCCCAGGAGCTGTCAGTCTTGTTCAGTTGGTGTTGAAGCTTTGGTTCCTCTTACCTCTCCCGCAGAGCTGGGTTGGAGTCACCCTTGTGATGTGTGGAGTATCGGCTGCATCCTGTTTGAATATTACGAAGGGTTCACAATGTACCAGGTCacatgtgtgtttatactgGTACAATTACAGCATGTTGAAAGTAGGATGATCTTGATTTTGCTGACATGCCCTTCACTTGTGCGTTCCCTTGTGTTGACTTGTAGACTCATGACAATAAGGAGCATCTTGCTATGATGGAGAGAATACAGGGACCAATTCCTCGGAGGATGATTCAAAGGAGCaggtaaacacaacacaagccTGTACACTCTTActcacagacatgaaaacacactttaTCCAACAAAACATGTTTCTCACAGAAAGCAGAAATATTTCCACTGTGGGCGTCTCAACTGGAACGAGTGCTCCAAGTCCGGACGCTATGTGAAAGCCAAATGCAAGCCTTTAAGGGTGAGCTGAAACAGatgcaaacatttaaacacaagcTAAGTGCGTCTACTCCTTTACACAACATGTGTCTCTCttaatctgtgtttttcagaaGTACTTGTTGTCACAAGCGACAGAGCACCACCAGTTTTTTAATCTCTTGGAGAGGATGCTGGAGTATGAGCCCTCAAAACGCATCTCCCTTTCCTCTGCTCTTCGCCATCCCTTCTTCCTGCCTCTCCATCACCCAGGAAAGAATCAACTCTGGAGGAACAGCAGTGATATGAGCAGATGACCCTGAACAACCCATTGACCTTTTCCGCACCATAACACAGTGTTTACTATGTTTAAGCCCCTAACTACAAATCATGTGTATTTAAAGCccataaaaagtaaataagcaacaaaaaagtaaagcaaggcaccccccccccccaaaaaaacattctcaggactgagtgtgtgtggtttgatcagatttgattgacagccaggacaaaataaaaaagaactgACGTCAAATTTTGATTCAAATGTGGTAAAATCCTGATTCAAGCCAGTAAGAAGCACACAGACAAAACTGCCCAGAAAGAAATCTCtcatgtgaaaaaacaaaaactgtcagaaaattgtTTGTTCATGAACGACTCCACCTCATGTGCGAAtgcatattgtattttttagaTTTCCCACTTATTGATATATGATAGAATTtccatgtatttttatatgataTGCAAATCAGTTAAGAGACCCTTAAAACTTATAAGAATTATGTAATTCATGATTCATCTTAATGATGAATGATGCAGACGTGACTTTGTTTCAAGAATCTGCTAAtagatttaataaattaatagaaACCACAACATAACAGCAGTATCATTTGCAAAATGGTTTTCttgtaatgtaaatatatgtgaTTTGTGGTAAATGGgctaaaatatgcaaaaccaCCGGTATTGTCCTTTGAAGCCAGACCCTCACATACCAATAGATCAAGTCTGTTCAAAAAAACTCAATAATgctaaaaaataacaaaaatacttttacaCTGTATCTCTAAAATTTAGAGGATCAATTTTAATGCAAAAGCTAAATGATCCTTTGAAAAGTATCTTTTTAGTTTATGCTCTTAGTCACTTTATAAGgtgaaactgatgtttttttgtaacGTTTTGTATGGAGTGACTCTTTTTAGTCGTTTAATAAATTCAGTTCTTCTGTTCTCGTGTTTTGATTGAGGACTCTCAGCTCATCACCCAAATAACGatcacacacactcctcacaTAGTGCTGCCATTGACTCTCAGCCCTCCTCTGGCATCTTGATTGAGTGTAGCTCAGCAGAGAGCACGGTCACAAGGCTGAACGAGTGTGTGCGCTCGCTAGCTCTCCTCTTCAGCCTTGGCACATCCGAGAAGAGGCTGAGCGTCAGTGTGTCTCACTGAATGAGACCTTACTTctaaagtgtgtatgtgtgtgtttgtgtgggtggtTGTCTGTAATAACATGTATGTATTAGTGAAGTATCAGTGAAGGTTTGTTTATAGTCTTCTTCCCTGGCTATGCTAAAAGTAATTTTAGGCTGttaatgtgaatgaatgaagctaATATTAAACTAAAGAGatatctctcttcttctctctctatGCGTGTATGGAGACAGTTGTTGAAGGAAAGTCAgtcagtgtctgtgtgagtgGATGTGCGTAAACTTGAGGCAATTTACTTCTTGTTTCTCCATACAGAACTTATTTAACTGCTATAAATGCTTTTTATACTCCTGCCTTAATAACATAAATGTGTCATTTAcccattttaaaaaactaaaaattccAACATGTTACATATGATTTTccactatacagtatatacattaaATATTACATCAACAGGTATTTTCAACTATGCTTAAAATTATCGCCAACAATTACTGTGGTAtgtgttaaattaattttactgtatttaaatgttgagACTTGAGGTAACAAATTATGATTGAGAATAAAAAGAACGACTGGAAACTAATAGAACAACTAATAGCATATTAAAtagaaataacattaaattatgGGTCAGGTGAAATAGATTTTTCATTAGGATCCTGAATGGAAAAGACTTTTGGTTTATTTGAAATCATCACAACAACCGCATCTGAAAGCATGTATCCTGGGGTCCAAACAACCAAGGCAACCAGGTGGTCGGGGTCATCATTGAATAGGGCTTGAAGAGTTGTTTAACGAGACTTTGTTGATTTTAACACACagttgtttgcatgtttaaGGAGCCTTGGAACCCCAAGGCCATGTCAATGCCAAAACTATCCtcaataatacattttgcactTCAGTCACGAGTGTTGTAGTGTTCCTAGTTTAGGTACTGCTCTCTGCAAGGTAAAAATACAGATGAATATAGTAAGTCTTGATTTTCCAGATTCACTGATTTGTTATTCAGTGTAAAAAGAAACACCTGAATCACCCAGAGTATGATGCATGAGTGTAATTAGTACAGACTAGATTTAGATAGTATTGTGTACAAAAGGAAATGTGAGTATGATATAATATGACCAgcaatttatatttaatttataatgaaggaaattttatttatttgaaatcatCATAACAAAAAGTCTTTCTGTTTCTATCTAGTTAGCTGTGTGTGCCTGAGTGAACGTTCATGTTTGAGGAATCTGgtgtaaaaatttaaataaatatacaaaatattcaAAGATTTTATGTTCACATATCAAAGAAGTTAATCCCTTGATGGCAACACTGACTTTATTCAAAACAATCACTTCTACTGTTTATATGTATTGAGGCCATTATGCTAATTTGTTATGATGAGAtgtatatttagtatttttagtATTAAATTAATATGTATATGCATGTAGCTTCTGTCACCTCGCTAAGCAGAATTTGCCGTCATGTATTTTTTACGGTACCTagaatatttttattgatgGCTTGTACCTGTTAGTGGTACACTGTTGTGGTCCACagtgcctgtatgtgtgtgtgtttctgtgtgtgtgttgctgtgtaaTACTCACACAGTAAGCACGTGTGTGATTGCATGTACTCACATGTTGTGTCGTGGTAACTTTAACACTCTAACATCAGTTGTCCTTTTTATGCTGAAATCCTCACTGGACTGTGACCTTGCACCATCTCTGACTGTtgtatttgtgtgcgtgtgtgtgtgtgtgtgttatatgcAGCTTACCTTTTGTTTGTGCTTACCAATGAAGGCACGCCCCTTATGAGTTCATGCATGAGAAcatgcgtgtgcgtgtgtgtgtgcgtgtgtgtgttaatgcatGGGTGTCATTGACTGTATGTCACGTTTTGAACACTGATCCTCCTGAGAATCCCTTAAGTGGCTCTTTTTGTTGGGCTTGCACGGAAGCTCTGgttcacacacaaacctgaACTCCGCTCTGTACATTTGACAAAGTGAACGATTTTTGTTgttaatttcttgttttgtgcaGTTTCTTCACAAAAAGCCAGGTTTGCGTCATGTAATAAACAGAGATATTTCCGATGTAGATTCAGTTATGTGTCTGTGAAGAACTGCTGACACACGATCACTTCAGCCTTTCTCCTTTAAGCGGTACACTCCTGCACTTCGGGCAGTAAACTGATCCCCGATCTGTCACTGAACATGAGCTCAGGGAGGTGTGGCCTCTCGTGGTGATCTTGTTAAAGCATTAAACCATCCTCACCTGTCAGAAACCGAGGTACCGGACAGTAGAGGGGACAGAATAGGAGGTTACAAGGGATTTTAAATGGGTTCAGTAAAGTGGTGTGAAGGCCtgaatgtcagtgtgtgtgtgctgtcaaaGCCAAATAGGGCATTAGAGTAGGCTGTAGAGCCCAAAGGTCACCATAGAGAGTCATTCAAAGACATTCAAACATTGAAATGTGCCAAGATGAAGTCAGGAGGAATGCTGCAGCAGATTCTGAGGACTTTGAGGACTGAGGTCTTTGTCACAGTTATCTGATCATTCATGGGGTTCACAATTCAGACTGCAGGAAACATCCTTAAGAGATTTAATGAGCACTTCTGGAGTGACACTGTTGCAGCTGAACACTGTGAATCTTTCACCAAACCACAGCattgacattgtttttgtttgctgagggagttgttgttgttagtgGTGAGGGTTACTTCACTCTGTCACCTCCTCTTTAAGGGAcaggtttacaatttttcaagtctgtccttaaacaacagtcagatgaaTATTGACACATgattttcttgttgtaatcattcttcctgttcatacacATTAGAACAGTGGTTGCCAACATTTTTGGcctgtgaccccttaaaataaagcGAAGTCTACCTGGGACCCCTCGTCACATGTTGCGTTGTCTGCCAGTTTAgattattgtcttgattcatcagttaattgttttgtccataaaatgtcagaaaatagtgaaaaatatccacTAAAGTTCCCCACAGTCCAAGATTACATTCTCAAATGTCTGATTTTGTCAACAGTCCAacacccaaaaatattcagtttatcatgtTCAACAAAGGAAagcaataaatcatcacatttgagaagctgaaaccagttttttttttcatttttgctcaaaaatgagtaaaattattactcaattatcaaaatagttgctaattAATCTTATTCAATGGAATAATAGATGAATCAACTAACCTTGCAGCTCTAGACAGAAGATTTGTTTTGATTACACTTTTAGATGCTTCATGaggtaaaatacagaaatccacaagaaataaagcaaaaattagaAGAAAGcttaaaagaaaatcaaagttttgtgagtccaaaatatgtttttttctgtatcctATCCTGTTCTATCATCTCACAACTCCTTTGTTTAATCCAGTGACCCTTTGTGAGGGTcctgacccccaggttgggaaccactgcattagaagatcccttcataatgcactttcaatgtaagtgacgggGAAAAAAACCCTTTTCTTTAACAGTTCTCTTTTTTGTCCAGTTATTAACAATCTTTTATCTcccaacaacacaaacactgctgtCTCGGGACAGTGACAGTTGtctctttgtttcatttcctctttccacATCTGTGctcatctcttcatctccaCTGCTTATGGTCTTGTAAGGTGTTCTGAAAAATCCAGCTGCATGGCTTCCTCAAAGCCCACTTGGCCGACTTTGAATACCATGCACCTGCTACTTCCTTTGTCACCTTTATACCCACTGTTCTCTAACACTCTGCTGCTcctaaataaatacaacaaaatgcaaataatgcAGCATTATATGTGCACAAACAAGACTGAACATAGGAACAATGCTGATGTCAGGCCTGTGTTATGCATGCGTGTGTCACTCAGCATGACATCAGCTAGTGTCTAAATCCTCATCACAAACACGTGAGTCATTGGGTGCATTCCCTGCCACAGCTAACGAGATTCTCCTCATTAAGTCCTTTAAGTCATAATCTGTATCGGAGAGTTGGGGTTGGTGAAGAGTGGAGAGAGTCTGGAGGAGGGAAAACAGAAGAATCAAAGACTGAAACTTTGAGTGAATCCTCAGAAGAACGAACGGTCGGGACAAAGGAGCACGCAAGACATCATGTTGTGGAGAGTCTTGttgtttcctcttgttttctctgGTTTATTCTGAAACGTTGTGGGATTGTCTGGAGGCCATCTGGCTGGAGCTTTATTTGGATTTTACGCTGTGAGCCTTCTGCCAACTGTGGCCACCTGCATGGGTAAGAAAATTCCTCACTGGAAAACAACGCTAAAACATCTCCCAGTTAATTTTGTGTATAGATGAATTGTGACCAATGATCTGAAAAATATGCTGTCCAAAATGTTTGAGTgtgacattttctcattttttatgcTTGTGTGGTTTCCACCTTTCTCTCGTTacttcctttttctctgtgGGTATCAATGTAGAGGACAAACACTTTATCTGTTTATGCAACCTTTTTAACCCTCATATACGGTTCATATTCTGGCCCTCTACAGTATCCTTGAGCCTCTATATCAAATTTCTcaacaaatctatttttcactCATAAATATATCATCAGTCAtaaataaatgggtgattaacCCTTTAttaagctttcagagagcagagagagcgTATTCTTTACACTATGTGTTTAGGAAGAAAAAACAGTCATAATCATACTGCATCATGGTCATATGTTACCTAAAACAGCCATAATGAGTCCTTTGAAtgtaaataaagcattaccatTTTTGAATGCTAATTTTTTAAGTCACTTTTAAACCAGAGCACCCATTTATGTACAAAATTTTGTATCAGctgcataaaaataaattaaagttgaaatatttctgtgtAACTTggtaaaagtcataaaattaaCTTATCAGGCTAAAAGGACACagtgttcaggatgtttttttactgctctcaaatgtaaaaatgggtcaaatttgacgCAAGCAATATGTAAGGGTTAAGCAGGTGTGGATGAAGCAGTATGTGCTTACTAAGACTGCGTGTCTGAGCCTCGTCTGACTGCTGTCCTTGTCCTTGACAGGCCTCAAGCTGAGTTATTGCCGCCACAGGACCTGAGTCTGCGTGTGTCCTGAGTTTGTCCTGTCAGAGCAACACAACATGAGCGAGGGAGAAAACCATCACATATTAACCCATCATCTGTCAAAAAAGTAGGAGTGCGGGCGTTTACTTCTGTCCTTAGAGCTCATCATGGAGTCAGTTGTGAGAGTAAAAAAGTCGCTGAGGAGGCCTGTCAGGAAGCTGACCGCCTGTGTGACGGGGGTGAAGGAGAGGAGGTTGTGTGCCAAACGCAGGAACCATCGGGGCAGAGgtgggggaggaagaggaggatgcaaCAGGTTGAAGAGGACCCCTCCTCTCCAATCTGCACACACCAAAGACGCATCAGTGATTCGCTCCTACCAGGCAGACTTGGAGAAGGAGAGGCAAGTGGACACCCTTCATAGAAACACAGCATGTGGATTTTTATAATTCCTaggaggaaacaggaaaaagtCTCTTTGCAtgtgaaataaagttttaacCAGATGCAGAGGATGAAAAGATCAATTTTTCACATGTGAAGCAAAAGCTCAATGAAATCAACACATGctttaaatatgacattttgtaaTCTTCTCATCTGCTCCAGTTTGCTTTCATTAGAGCAGGAAGCGAAAATGAATCCAGTTAATTGAAGTCACCTGTAGCGTGACAGCATGTGTGACAGAGATATTACATTAATTGAATTTTGCCTGCAGTGTGTCAGGTGTATTTATATTTGCTTGCTGTGTTTACAGAAAGCTGCGGGAAGCGATGAATGCTCAGAAGAATGCAGAGAGAGCAGCTATGAGATCTCACTTCAGGAGAAAATATCGTCTGTCTGAGGTCTGTGTGAGCACTTGTGTTAGTTAGTGGGATATCTCAAAAAACTACTCAAGAGATTTCAGTGAAATTAGAGTTAGGCAATGGTCCAACATATATCTACAGCATTAATATAGCCATGTCCATTTGCAAATACACAGATTTTCCactattttaatttttgttgcagaacatttttctgcaaatttcaaatttaacatatttgaaTGACCATGAAAAAGCTATTCATTTGTTTCATGGTATTCTTTACTTAACTGGTTGCCAGATTCTTGTATGCATGGCctatttgaaaataaatttcCATGGTTTCTGTACTGATTTTAACCAAATTAAACATACAAATACCAACTCTTAACTGTCCTGCAGACGATAAATAATGCTACTTGATcctttaaaggatgggttcacagtttttcaagtctgtcttaaaacaacagccgggtgcccaaatgaacattgaaattgaattttcttgccataatcattcctcctgttcatacaggccattagaagatcccttcataatgcacttacaatgtaagtgatgggggacaaaatccacaagcctccttctgtgcaaaaatgtatttaaaagtttatctgaagctaatatgaagcttcagctgtccaaatgaatcaaatcaagtagatatctttcaacgttacagtctttttagtgccaaagttcctctttttgttactataattCCACTGCATTTGTGTACGAAGATCATAATTTATATAGTTCTTTCAGAAATTAGCATAATTTTCTATCAACATGCGCATTTTGATGCAGGCCCCAAAGCAGATCAGCAGGAACTTATAAATACTTTCTATTACTGTGATAAGATAACCTATTTAGAGCATTGTGCAGCCTTCATGGTATGCTCTCCTTTTTCAAGAAATCTcttgtattttgacattttctaaaataaaacaatcacatttttataAGTCTATTCCTGTTTGTGCTCCATGTATGTAAGTTTATTAATATGCATATTTACATGAGCAATAATATATCAACTGaaaaaattatgttgtttttttgtgttataTGTTCAGCCTTTTAATCTTCTGcttcttcctgtttttgcaTAATTAAGAACTCCACGGACTCAAACCACCTGAGGTCTGTTGGAGGCAAAGTGTCGCTCCCCCGCGAGCTGTCAAAGATCATTCACCCTGAAAACAAGACCAAGGACGACGGCTTCAACCTGCTGCAAGCTTTTCAAGGCCTCAACTTCAACACAGCGGCGCTCACAGGAAGGAAACACAGCAAGACGCCCACTCCCACACTGGCTAGAGGGCACTCTTGTAAAGTCATGTGATCAATATATGATCACAGGGCCGATTAGTATGCCGCCTTCTGAATGGGTTAGTTTAAAAAAGAACTGCAGGAGAACAGCAGGGAAACACCCTTATACTGTAAATGATTGCTgctcacacacagactgtgCATTGGAAATCAATATAGAGACTTTAGTTCAATAATTGCTGTTGTGACAATTAAACCATGTCCTTCAGACTTTTGTTTTATgcttattttttgtcttttgtgtagcaataataatgtttaaataccagataattgaataatttgtttaaaatgaactgaaaagaTCATTTAAGTTAAGTTGTAATGTGATCAAACTTGTTAATGTACCAACTTCACAGATAATAAGTTTATTAACCACCAGTCAATGAAAGTTACTTCACAAGTGgagttatattttttatattgaacTTGATGATGCAATTAGGTAAATAACGAGGTATTTCCACAGACTGTATttaattcagtcatttaaaaacatatcaaacactTTTGTTCATGTAATTAATTTaaggtttttacattttctgtgaaAGCATATTTCCATCCCATGTAGATTACTGTtgtattacattttaataactgtattacagtattacatGTTGCACAATCTGTTGCTACAAGCTGAACATAGGGAAGCTTGTTATGGTGATGCTTCACTAAGACACTGTTGTATATTATGATAgatagtagagctgcaacgattagtcgattaatcgattcgttgatggacagaaaatttattggcagctattttgacagtcgattaatcgttttagtaaagttttaagaaaaaattCCCAAAAACTGCTGGTTTCAGTCTctcaaatatgatgatttaatgctcTTCTTTATCAGGCATGCTGAAAGAGAGGTGAAACAGAtatcacctttgactctgggaaaatgattaatcgattaatcaagaaaatagattaatgaaaataattgttagttgcagctctaatagaAAGTACTGTAGCTACTAGTCTCTGTTTACAGAGCTGActcaattatttaaatgatataGATCCAACTGGGTGATCTATACACAAGTAAGGAACCTCAGGGCAACACATTCACATGAGTAATGAaataacaaacaatattttttatatatatatatatatttatgattaactgagaaaattgTTTAGCTGTTTCTTTGTAAATAATTTATCAcctgtgtgtacagtacatgagCC includes:
- the LOC122986945 gene encoding complexin-3-like translates to MESVVRVKKSLRRPVRKLTACVTGVKERRLCAKRRNHRGRGGGGRGGCNRLKRTPPLQSAHTKDASVIRSYQADLEKERKLREAMNAQKNAERAAMRSHFRRKYRLSENSTDSNHLRSVGGKVSLPRELSKIIHPENKTKDDGFNLLQAFQGLNFNTAALTGRKHSKTPTPTLARGHSCKVM